The proteins below are encoded in one region of Amycolatopsis magusensis:
- a CDS encoding GntT/GntP/DsdX family permease: MNTLAAAAGGHDLRLLGATVLAIALIVVLITKLKLHPFLALILSSGVLGLVAGMPVDKLIKSFSNGVGSTVASVGVLIALGAMLGKLLADSGGAEQIVDTIISRSGPKLLPWAMALVAALIGLPMFFEIGLVMLIPVVLLVSRRSGQPLLLLGIPALAGLSVLHGLVPPHPGPLAAAGALNANVGITLAFGVLIAIPTVIIAGPLFGRLAARLVPDAQAPEHLIPESVGDTAENTRRPSFFATVGTVLLPVVLMMGKALADILLDKENQLRRVLDFIGDPLVALLAAVLVGMVTLGRAAGFTRGRMSSTLADSLGPIAGILLIVGAGGGFKQTLVDAGVGDVITQLATGANFSPLLLGWLVAVAIRLATGSATVATVSAAGIVAPLAATLDPAHSALLVLAIGAGSLFFSHVNDAGFWLVKEYFGMSVGQTVKSWSIMETVISVVAILLILPLGALL, from the coding sequence GTGAACACACTCGCCGCGGCCGCAGGGGGTCACGACCTCCGCCTGCTCGGCGCCACCGTGCTGGCGATCGCGCTGATCGTCGTGCTGATCACCAAGCTGAAGCTGCACCCCTTCCTCGCGCTGATCCTGTCCTCCGGGGTACTCGGCCTGGTCGCGGGCATGCCGGTGGACAAGCTGATCAAGAGCTTCAGCAACGGGGTCGGCTCCACGGTGGCCTCGGTCGGCGTGCTGATCGCGCTCGGCGCGATGCTCGGCAAGCTGCTCGCCGACTCCGGCGGGGCCGAGCAGATCGTGGACACCATCATCTCGCGGTCGGGGCCGAAGCTGCTGCCGTGGGCGATGGCGCTGGTGGCCGCGCTGATCGGGCTGCCGATGTTCTTCGAGATCGGCCTGGTCATGCTGATCCCGGTGGTGCTGCTGGTCTCGCGGCGCAGCGGTCAGCCACTGCTGCTGCTCGGCATTCCGGCGCTGGCCGGGCTCTCGGTGCTGCACGGCCTGGTGCCGCCGCACCCCGGTCCGCTCGCCGCGGCCGGGGCGCTGAACGCCAACGTCGGCATCACGCTGGCCTTCGGCGTGCTGATCGCGATCCCGACGGTGATCATCGCCGGGCCGCTGTTCGGCAGGCTGGCCGCGCGGCTGGTGCCGGACGCGCAGGCACCCGAGCACCTGATCCCCGAGTCGGTGGGGGACACCGCGGAGAACACCCGCCGTCCCAGCTTCTTCGCCACCGTGGGCACCGTCCTGCTGCCGGTGGTGCTGATGATGGGCAAGGCGCTCGCGGACATCCTGCTGGACAAGGAGAACCAGCTCCGGCGGGTGCTCGACTTCATCGGCGACCCGCTGGTCGCGCTGCTGGCCGCGGTGCTGGTCGGCATGGTCACCCTCGGGCGGGCCGCCGGGTTCACCCGCGGCCGGATGTCGAGCACGCTGGCCGACTCGCTCGGGCCGATCGCCGGCATCCTGCTGATCGTCGGCGCCGGTGGCGGGTTCAAGCAGACGCTGGTGGACGCCGGGGTGGGTGACGTGATCACCCAACTGGCCACCGGGGCGAACTTCTCGCCGCTGCTGCTGGGCTGGCTGGTCGCGGTCGCGATCCGCCTGGCCACCGGCTCGGCCACCGTGGCGACGGTCTCGGCGGCCGGTATCGTCGCGCCGCTCGCGGCCACTTTGGACCCGGCGCACAGCGCCCTGCTGGTGCTCGCCATCGGCGCGGGCTCACTGTTCTTCTCGCACGTCAACGACGCCGGGTTCTGGCTGGTGAAGGAGTACTTCGGCATGTCGGTCGGGCAGACGGTGAAAAGCTGGTCGATCATGGAAACGGTCATCTCGGTAGTGGCGATCCTCCTGATCCTCCCACTAGGCGCCCTCCTATAA
- a CDS encoding gluconokinase has protein sequence MAVIVVMGVAGAGKSTVGAALAGRFGVEYAEADAFHPASNIEKMASGVPLTDADRWPWLRAIARWVRDHAATGGVVTCSALKHEYRDVLRGGGDVWFLHLDGARELLAARIGGRSGHFMPPSLLDSQLADLGPLRAGERGRTLDIGAPPEELVEAAFTAYRKDHP, from the coding sequence ATGGCGGTCATCGTGGTGATGGGCGTGGCGGGCGCGGGCAAGAGCACCGTGGGCGCCGCGCTGGCCGGGCGCTTCGGCGTCGAGTACGCCGAGGCGGACGCGTTCCACCCGGCGTCGAACATCGAGAAGATGGCCTCGGGGGTCCCGCTCACCGACGCCGACCGGTGGCCGTGGCTCAGAGCCATCGCGCGCTGGGTGCGCGACCACGCCGCCACCGGTGGCGTGGTCACCTGCTCGGCGCTGAAGCACGAGTACCGGGACGTGCTCCGCGGCGGCGGTGACGTCTGGTTCCTGCACCTCGACGGCGCCCGCGAACTGCTCGCCGCCCGGATCGGCGGCCGCTCCGGGCACTTCATGCCTCCGTCCTTACTGGACTCCCAGCTGGCCGACCTCGGTCCGCTGCGCGCGGGCGAGCGAGGCCGCACCCTGGACATCGGTGCCCCGCCGGAAGAACTCGTGGAAGCCGCGTTCACCGCCTATCGGAAGGACCACCCGTGA
- a CDS encoding FadR/GntR family transcriptional regulator has product MLDELGTAIAGGELPPGSVLRLEELQVRYGASRTVAREVVRALETMRLTTSKRRVGVTVRDHSEWNHYDPRVIRWQLDGPGRQAALRTLTELRSAIEPSAARFAALRATPEQRGQLRALGSRLASTAKARDLETFLGHDITFHDLLLTASGNPMFGQLAAVVAEVLTGRTGHGLMPPEPQPEAVALHQEVALAVDRGEPDRAERAMRDIVIQARDEMADLLG; this is encoded by the coding sequence ATGCTGGACGAGCTGGGCACCGCGATCGCCGGCGGCGAGCTGCCCCCCGGTTCGGTGCTCCGCCTCGAAGAACTCCAGGTGCGCTACGGCGCGTCGCGCACGGTCGCGCGCGAGGTGGTGCGCGCGCTGGAGACCATGCGGCTCACCACGAGCAAGCGGCGGGTCGGGGTCACCGTGCGGGACCACAGCGAGTGGAACCACTACGACCCACGGGTGATCCGCTGGCAGCTCGACGGCCCCGGGCGGCAGGCGGCGCTGCGGACACTGACCGAACTGCGGTCCGCGATCGAGCCGAGCGCGGCCCGGTTCGCCGCCCTGCGCGCCACCCCGGAACAGCGTGGCCAGCTGCGCGCGCTCGGCTCCCGGCTGGCGAGCACGGCGAAGGCGCGTGACCTCGAGACCTTCCTCGGCCACGACATCACCTTCCACGACCTGCTGCTCACCGCCTCGGGCAACCCGATGTTCGGCCAGCTCGCCGCGGTGGTGGCCGAGGTGCTCACCGGCCGGACCGGGCACGGCCTGATGCCGCCGGAGCCGCAGCCGGAAGCCGTGGCGCTGCACCAGGAGGTCGCGCTCGCGGTCGACCGCGGTGAGCCCGACCGGGCCGAGCGCGCCATGCGCGACATCGTCATCCAGGCACGGGACGAAATGGCGGACCTGCTCGGCTGA
- a CDS encoding NAD-dependent epimerase/dehydratase family protein gives MRVFVTGATGAIGGHAVPALLRAGHEVSALARTPEKAAALTAQGAAAVSVSLFDRAALADAFAGHDAVANLASAIPPMSRFLSRKAWADCARVRTEGSAAVADAALAAGVGRMVQESVSMLYRDHGAHWIDEDHPIEHYPLARSNIAAERSAHRFTESGGVGVVLRFGWFYGPGAEHSEQLLAQARHHIAVRLGAADSYVSSIHMADAGRAVAAALDAPAGTYNVVDDEPLTKREYAAALADAAGTRAWIHGPGRAALLLGDRLTSLTRSIRVRNAKFREATGWAPEFPSAREGWRATAEGGVR, from the coding sequence ATGCGGGTCTTCGTCACGGGAGCGACCGGCGCGATCGGCGGGCACGCGGTGCCCGCGTTGCTCCGGGCCGGGCACGAGGTGAGCGCGCTGGCGCGGACGCCGGAGAAGGCCGCGGCTCTCACCGCGCAGGGGGCGGCGGCTGTCTCGGTTTCGCTGTTCGACCGGGCGGCGCTGGCCGACGCCTTCGCCGGGCACGACGCGGTGGCCAATCTGGCTTCGGCCATCCCGCCGATGAGCCGGTTCCTCAGCCGCAAGGCGTGGGCGGACTGCGCCCGCGTGCGGACCGAGGGTTCGGCGGCGGTCGCCGACGCCGCGCTCGCCGCCGGGGTCGGCCGGATGGTCCAGGAGTCGGTGAGCATGCTCTACCGCGACCACGGCGCGCACTGGATCGACGAAGATCACCCGATCGAGCACTACCCGCTGGCCCGCTCCAACATCGCCGCCGAGCGCAGCGCCCACCGGTTCACCGAGTCCGGCGGCGTCGGCGTGGTGCTGCGGTTCGGCTGGTTCTACGGACCGGGCGCCGAGCACTCCGAACAGTTGCTCGCCCAGGCGCGCCACCACATCGCCGTGCGGCTCGGGGCTGCCGACAGCTACGTCTCCTCGATCCACATGGCCGACGCGGGCCGGGCGGTCGCCGCCGCACTGGACGCGCCCGCGGGCACTTACAACGTGGTCGACGACGAGCCACTCACCAAACGCGAGTACGCCGCCGCGCTGGCCGACGCGGCGGGCACCCGCGCCTGGATCCACGGCCCCGGGCGGGCCGCGCTGCTGCTCGGCGACCGGCTCACCTCGCTGACCCGGTCGATCCGCGTGCGCAACGCGAAGTTCCGCGAGGCCACCGGCTGGGCGCCGGAATTCCCCAGCGCCCGCGAAGGCTGGCGAGCCACCGCCGAAGGGGGAGTCCGATGA
- a CDS encoding VOC family protein, with amino-acid sequence MNWTIEVICLPVTDVDRAKEFYGERLGFGVDFDTDQGGTRVVQVTPPGSGCSIAFGVGLVDENSAVLRATGGPPMRPGSAQGLQLVVGDLPAAHAELTGRGVAVSPIQVFGRDGELHPYREGEELDNVGFFFFSDPDGNGWAVQQISSRLA; translated from the coding sequence ATGAACTGGACCATCGAAGTGATCTGCCTGCCGGTCACCGACGTCGACCGCGCCAAGGAGTTCTACGGCGAACGGCTCGGCTTCGGCGTCGACTTCGACACCGATCAGGGCGGCACGCGGGTGGTGCAGGTGACGCCGCCGGGTTCGGGGTGCTCCATCGCCTTCGGTGTCGGGCTCGTCGACGAGAACTCGGCGGTGCTGCGGGCCACCGGTGGCCCGCCGATGCGCCCCGGTTCGGCGCAGGGCCTGCAACTCGTCGTCGGCGATCTGCCCGCCGCGCACGCCGAACTCACCGGCCGCGGGGTGGCGGTCAGCCCGATCCAGGTGTTCGGCCGGGACGGCGAGCTGCACCCCTACCGCGAGGGCGAGGAGCTGGACAATGTCGGCTTCTTTTTCTTCAGCGATCCCGACGGGAACGGCTGGGCGGTCCAGCAGATCAGCAGCAGGCTGGCGTGA
- a CDS encoding MarR family winged helix-turn-helix transcriptional regulator, with translation MTDALEEYRLLIADVYELAGISRRTSEDIAREAGQTAARWHVLSVLSDGPRTVPGAARRLGLTPQSVQRVVTDLLDAGQAEALSNPDHARSPLIALTDDGRATLERLFARSDNARERLLERAGVSAGELHQARETLRTLLDSLRTPG, from the coding sequence GTGACCGACGCACTGGAAGAGTACCGGCTGCTCATCGCCGACGTGTACGAACTGGCCGGGATCTCCCGGCGCACCAGTGAGGACATCGCCCGTGAAGCCGGGCAGACCGCGGCGCGCTGGCACGTGCTCAGCGTGCTTTCCGACGGACCGCGCACGGTGCCGGGCGCGGCCCGCCGCCTCGGGCTGACGCCGCAGAGCGTGCAGCGCGTGGTGACCGACCTGCTCGACGCCGGGCAGGCCGAGGCACTGTCCAATCCGGACCACGCGCGGTCGCCGCTGATCGCGCTGACCGACGACGGCCGCGCCACGCTCGAGCGCCTGTTCGCCCGGTCCGACAACGCCCGCGAGCGCCTGCTGGAGCGGGCGGGCGTCAGCGCCGGAGAACTGCACCAGGCCAGGGAAACCCTCCGGACGCTGCTGGATTCCCTACGCACACCGGGCTGA
- a CDS encoding antibiotic biosynthesis monooxygenase: MILRVWHGWAAGAQAAAYEELLNTTIAPGILRRGIPGLRELDVLRGASDVDGTEFVTLMVFDDWAAVREFAGDDLTGSVVPPAARALLSRYDEHAQHFELVHRHRADDSARCA, from the coding sequence ATGATCCTCCGCGTCTGGCATGGCTGGGCGGCCGGTGCGCAGGCCGCCGCCTACGAAGAACTGCTCAACACCACCATCGCGCCGGGCATCCTGCGGCGCGGCATCCCCGGGCTGCGCGAGCTGGACGTGCTGCGTGGGGCGTCCGATGTGGACGGAACCGAGTTCGTCACCCTGATGGTCTTCGACGACTGGGCGGCCGTCCGCGAGTTCGCCGGCGACGACCTCACCGGCTCGGTGGTGCCGCCCGCCGCCCGGGCGTTGCTGTCCCGGTACGACGAGCACGCACAGCACTTCGAGCTGGTCCACCGGCACCGGGCGGACGACTCAGCCCGGTGTGCGTAG
- a CDS encoding LacI family DNA-binding transcriptional regulator, whose protein sequence is MVATLRDVAVLAGVSVKTVSNVVNGYDFVKPENRRRVEDALAATGYRPNLGARNLRRGRTGFLALVVPELSIPYFGELAGAIITAARERGWNVLIEETQGARESERDTLASLGPHLVDGAIISPEALEPGDLTDPAGIPMVLLGEHRLDVPMDHAGIDNVLAARTAVGHLAGLGRTRIAVIGQHPRRGTAAQRLAGYRDALDEAGLPEAPELIAPATRYHQRDGAEAMARLLDLPEPPDAVFCFNDMLALGAVRAAFERGRSVPGDIAVAGFDNTEQSAYSLPSLTTIAPDKTALARAAVELIHRRGTGGASAPPEDVRIPFSLRIRESTTG, encoded by the coding sequence GTGGTGGCAACTCTGCGGGATGTCGCGGTGCTCGCCGGGGTCTCCGTGAAGACCGTCTCGAACGTGGTCAACGGCTACGACTTCGTCAAACCGGAGAACCGCCGCCGGGTGGAGGACGCGCTCGCAGCCACCGGGTACCGGCCCAACCTCGGCGCGCGGAACCTGAGGCGCGGCCGCACCGGCTTCCTCGCACTGGTCGTGCCGGAACTGAGCATCCCGTACTTCGGGGAACTCGCCGGCGCCATCATCACCGCCGCCCGTGAACGCGGCTGGAACGTGCTCATCGAAGAGACCCAAGGCGCCCGCGAGAGCGAGCGCGACACCCTCGCCTCGCTCGGCCCGCACCTGGTGGACGGCGCGATCATCAGCCCCGAGGCACTGGAACCCGGCGACCTCACCGATCCCGCCGGCATCCCGATGGTCCTGCTCGGGGAGCACCGCCTCGACGTGCCGATGGACCACGCCGGGATCGACAACGTGCTCGCGGCCCGCACCGCGGTCGGGCACCTGGCCGGGCTCGGCCGCACCCGCATCGCCGTCATCGGCCAGCACCCACGCCGTGGCACGGCCGCGCAGCGCCTGGCGGGGTACCGCGACGCGCTCGACGAGGCGGGCCTGCCGGAAGCGCCCGAGCTCATCGCACCCGCCACGCGCTACCACCAGCGCGACGGTGCCGAAGCCATGGCACGGCTGCTCGACCTGCCGGAACCACCGGACGCGGTGTTCTGCTTCAACGACATGCTCGCGCTCGGCGCGGTCCGCGCCGCCTTCGAACGCGGCCGCTCGGTGCCCGGCGACATCGCCGTCGCCGGGTTCGACAACACCGAGCAGAGCGCCTACAGCCTTCCCTCGCTCACCACCATCGCGCCCGACAAGACCGCGCTCGCGCGCGCGGCGGTCGAGCTGATCCACCGCCGTGGCACCGGCGGCGCGTCAGCCCCGCCGGAGGACGTGCGCATCCCGTTTTCCCTGCGGATCAGGGAGAGCACCACCGGATAG
- a CDS encoding AbfB domain-containing protein yields the protein MSLPRPEERRKGRPHALLVALLVLAGLVVATPAASAATWQPKPAPLNTPWTTQVSPTNALPEYPRPQLVRSDWLNLNGVWEFAGAPNLNSPPIGQTLPEGVLVPYPIESALSGIKRHEDTMFYRRDFTVPSTWNGRRVKLNFGAVTWETRVWVNGTQVGTHTGGYDAFSFDITGALRAGANEIVVGVHSPVDGNRFPIGKQRRDPSGIFYTASSGIWQTVWLEPVTTAHITRLDTTPDVPAGVLDLVVQGTAGQQARAEVLSGGQVVGTATGAVGSHLRIPVPNARLWSPDDPFLYDLRVTLPGSGDVVTGYFGMRSLGKAMVGGVLRPLLNGKFVFQLGTLDQGYWPDGIYTAPTDAALRFDLERQKALGFNMVRKHIKVEPARWFYHADRLGLLVWQDMPSLDAVDDTSAASHVNFEAELRRIVDQLKGITSIVQWVPFNEGWGEYDNGRIVDLVRSHDNTRLINHNSGSNCCVSDPEPGNGDVLDDHAYQMSPGTRLPTASRVAVLGEYGGLGRRITGHEWQPGAGFAYGDLFPDETSLTNRYTEITREVGRFVQTRGLSASVYTEPYDVENEINGFYTYDRQVLKMTESRVREVNQQVLALAAGTAIPRGEPVSLRVTTPGFTDRYLRHQDSLARTDVPANDLVKQDATFWTRPGLANSSCVSFESRNFPGRYLRHANSRIRADVNDGSAGFAGDATFCVRAGQGASALESHNQPGAFIRHHQELVYLARASGPNPWDGGGSFAADTTWAATIPLWRSGADLPVDQARSFQVSTPGFTDRYLRHQDSLARTDVVTAGSPALLKSDATFVIRRGLADSSCYSLESRNLPGQYLRHSGFRVRLGADDGSEIFDRDATFCAQPGSGAGTVRLASINELGTNVRHYADEVWVASSGGAHTYDNPASYAQDVSWAVAPAWA from the coding sequence ATGTCGCTACCGCGTCCCGAAGAACGTCGTAAGGGCAGACCTCACGCACTGCTCGTCGCGCTGCTCGTGCTCGCCGGGCTGGTGGTGGCCACCCCGGCCGCCTCGGCCGCGACCTGGCAGCCCAAACCGGCCCCGCTGAACACCCCCTGGACCACCCAGGTCTCCCCCACCAATGCCTTGCCCGAATACCCGCGACCGCAGCTGGTGCGGTCGGACTGGCTCAACCTCAACGGGGTCTGGGAGTTCGCCGGCGCGCCGAACCTCAACTCCCCGCCGATCGGGCAGACCCTGCCCGAAGGCGTGCTCGTGCCCTACCCGATCGAGTCCGCGTTGTCCGGCATCAAACGCCACGAGGACACCATGTTCTACCGGCGCGACTTCACTGTCCCGTCCACTTGGAACGGTCGGCGGGTGAAGCTGAACTTCGGCGCGGTCACCTGGGAGACCCGGGTGTGGGTGAACGGCACCCAGGTCGGCACGCACACCGGCGGCTACGACGCCTTCTCCTTCGACATCACCGGCGCGCTGCGGGCCGGGGCCAACGAGATCGTCGTCGGCGTGCACTCCCCCGTCGACGGCAACCGCTTCCCGATCGGCAAGCAGCGGCGCGATCCCAGCGGGATCTTCTACACCGCCTCTTCGGGCATCTGGCAGACGGTCTGGCTGGAACCGGTCACCACCGCGCACATCACCCGGCTGGACACCACCCCGGACGTGCCCGCCGGTGTGCTCGACCTCGTGGTGCAGGGCACGGCGGGCCAGCAGGCGCGTGCCGAGGTGCTCAGCGGCGGCCAGGTGGTCGGCACGGCGACCGGCGCGGTCGGCTCGCACCTGCGGATCCCGGTGCCGAACGCCCGGCTGTGGTCACCGGACGACCCGTTCCTCTACGACCTGCGTGTCACCCTGCCCGGCAGTGGCGACGTGGTCACCGGCTACTTCGGCATGCGGTCGCTGGGCAAAGCGATGGTCGGCGGGGTGCTGCGGCCACTGCTGAACGGCAAGTTCGTCTTCCAGCTCGGCACCCTGGACCAGGGTTACTGGCCCGACGGCATCTACACCGCCCCGACCGACGCCGCGTTGCGCTTCGACCTCGAACGCCAGAAGGCGCTCGGGTTCAACATGGTGCGCAAGCACATCAAAGTGGAGCCGGCGCGCTGGTTCTACCACGCCGACCGGCTGGGTCTGCTGGTCTGGCAGGACATGCCGTCGCTGGACGCGGTGGACGACACCTCGGCGGCCAGTCACGTCAACTTCGAGGCCGAGCTGCGGCGGATCGTCGACCAGCTCAAGGGCATCACCTCGATCGTGCAGTGGGTGCCGTTCAACGAGGGCTGGGGCGAGTACGACAACGGGCGCATCGTCGACCTGGTGCGCTCGCACGACAACACCCGGCTGATCAACCACAACTCGGGCTCGAACTGCTGCGTCTCGGATCCCGAACCCGGCAACGGGGACGTGCTCGACGACCACGCGTACCAGATGTCGCCGGGCACGCGCCTGCCCACGGCGAGCCGCGTCGCGGTGCTCGGTGAGTACGGCGGGCTCGGCAGGCGGATCACCGGGCACGAGTGGCAGCCGGGCGCGGGATTCGCCTACGGGGACCTGTTCCCCGACGAGACCTCGCTGACCAACCGGTACACCGAGATCACCCGCGAGGTCGGCCGGTTCGTGCAGACCCGCGGGCTGTCCGCGTCGGTCTACACCGAGCCGTACGACGTGGAGAACGAGATCAACGGCTTCTACACCTACGACCGCCAGGTGCTGAAGATGACCGAGTCCCGGGTGCGGGAGGTGAACCAGCAGGTGCTCGCGCTGGCCGCCGGTACCGCGATCCCGCGTGGCGAGCCGGTCTCGCTGCGGGTGACCACGCCGGGGTTCACCGACCGGTACCTGCGGCACCAGGACAGCCTCGCCCGCACCGACGTGCCCGCGAACGACCTGGTGAAGCAGGACGCCACCTTCTGGACCCGGCCGGGGCTGGCGAATTCGTCGTGCGTGTCGTTCGAATCGCGCAACTTCCCGGGCCGCTACCTGCGGCACGCCAACTCGCGCATCCGGGCCGACGTGAACGACGGATCAGCCGGCTTCGCCGGGGATGCCACGTTCTGCGTCCGCGCGGGACAGGGTGCTTCGGCGCTCGAGTCGCACAACCAGCCGGGCGCCTTCATCCGCCACCACCAGGAGCTGGTCTACCTGGCGCGGGCGAGCGGGCCGAACCCGTGGGACGGCGGCGGCAGCTTCGCCGCGGACACCACCTGGGCGGCGACGATCCCGTTGTGGCGCAGCGGTGCCGACCTGCCGGTGGACCAGGCGCGGTCGTTCCAGGTGAGCACGCCCGGGTTCACCGACCGGTACCTGCGGCACCAGGACAGCCTGGCGCGGACGGACGTGGTCACCGCGGGCAGTCCCGCGCTGCTGAAGTCGGACGCGACGTTCGTGATCCGGCGTGGGCTGGCAGATTCGTCCTGCTACTCACTGGAGTCGCGGAACCTGCCCGGTCAGTACCTGCGGCATTCGGGCTTCCGGGTGCGGCTGGGCGCCGATGACGGCAGCGAAATATTCGACCGTGACGCGACCTTCTGCGCGCAGCCGGGCAGTGGTGCCGGAACCGTGCGGCTGGCGTCGATCAACGAACTGGGCACGAACGTCCGGCACTACGCGGACGAGGTGTGGGTCGCGTCCAGCGGTGGCGCGCACACCTACGACAACCCGGCGTCCTACGCGCAGGACGTGAGCTGGGCGGTCGCCCCTGCGTGGGCGTAG
- a CDS encoding AAA family ATPase, with protein sequence MLLWLFGPPAAGKTSVAREITRSHPEFAHLDTDQIGLCYPAPDDDQANHGVKSAGLAALWPNFRDAGARGLVVSGNLLTAGDFARYRIDGTPITLCRLRADPEVHKARFLRRGRFTDLVDRCLEEAAALDRTEFADHTVDTTHLSTADSAALVLERTGFAR encoded by the coding sequence GTGCTCCTTTGGCTGTTCGGCCCGCCCGCGGCGGGCAAGACCTCCGTGGCGCGGGAGATCACGCGCTCGCACCCCGAGTTCGCGCACCTCGACACCGACCAGATCGGCCTCTGCTACCCGGCCCCGGACGACGATCAGGCCAACCACGGGGTGAAGTCCGCCGGCCTGGCCGCGTTGTGGCCGAACTTCCGGGATGCCGGGGCGCGCGGCCTGGTGGTGTCCGGGAACCTGCTCACGGCCGGGGACTTCGCCCGCTACCGCATCGACGGCACCCCGATCACCCTGTGCCGCCTGCGCGCCGACCCCGAGGTGCACAAGGCACGGTTCCTGCGCCGGGGCCGGTTCACCGACCTGGTCGACCGGTGCCTGGAGGAAGCCGCCGCGCTGGACCGCACCGAGTTCGCCGACCACACCGTCGACACCACGCACCTGTCCACGGCGGACTCGGCCGCGCTGGTGCTGGAGCGGACGGGGTTCGCCCGATGA